From the genome of bacterium, one region includes:
- a CDS encoding acetate kinase: MKVLVLNCGSSSIKFQLIEMDTEEVLAKGQTEKIGSQEAIFTYKPKGKEKIVRTQAILSHDVAIEVVLRSLMDPIEGVLKSKTEIDGIGHRLVHGGEEFVDSVLIDEEVKEGVRRCIQFAPLHNPHNLHGVEACEQLLPGVPQVGVFDTAFHHTLPRQAYIYALPMKFYREHKIRRYGFHGTSHAYVARTAAEYVGKPLESLKIITCHLGNGASITAVDGGHSVETSMGFTPLEGLIMGTRCGDIDPALIPHIADLEKLTLAQVDALLNKKSGMLGLTEKTNDFREIEEAAEAGDPQSIMALEAFCHRLKKYIGAYSAVLGGLDILVFTAGIGEHSPLVRAASVKNMEYLGISVDEAKNQANAFDIGTGRVKVLVIPTNEELAIARDTLRILREHSS; the protein is encoded by the coding sequence ATGAAAGTTCTTGTTCTCAACTGCGGAAGCTCCTCGATAAAATTTCAGCTCATTGAAATGGACACCGAAGAGGTGCTGGCGAAAGGCCAGACGGAAAAAATCGGTTCTCAGGAGGCGATCTTTACCTACAAGCCCAAGGGCAAAGAAAAAATCGTTCGCACTCAGGCCATCCTGTCCCATGACGTCGCCATTGAGGTGGTGTTGCGATCGCTCATGGATCCGATCGAAGGGGTTCTCAAGTCCAAGACCGAGATAGACGGCATCGGCCATCGGCTGGTGCACGGCGGAGAGGAATTTGTCGATTCGGTGCTCATCGACGAGGAGGTGAAGGAAGGCGTACGCCGCTGCATCCAGTTTGCGCCGTTGCACAATCCGCACAATCTGCACGGCGTGGAAGCCTGCGAACAGCTGTTGCCCGGTGTTCCCCAAGTCGGCGTTTTCGATACGGCGTTTCATCACACCCTGCCGCGTCAGGCCTATATCTATGCGCTGCCGATGAAGTTTTATCGTGAACACAAGATCCGGCGTTACGGTTTCCACGGCACTTCGCATGCCTATGTGGCGCGCACGGCCGCCGAATACGTCGGCAAGCCGCTTGAATCCCTAAAGATCATCACCTGCCATCTGGGCAACGGCGCCAGCATCACGGCGGTCGACGGCGGACATTCGGTGGAGACGAGCATGGGCTTTACGCCGCTGGAGGGATTGATCATGGGTACACGCTGCGGCGACATCGATCCGGCGCTGATCCCGCACATCGCTGATTTGGAGAAACTGACATTGGCGCAAGTGGATGCGTTGCTCAATAAAAAGAGCGGCATGCTGGGCCTGACTGAAAAAACCAATGACTTCCGCGAGATCGAGGAGGCGGCTGAAGCAGGCGATCCGCAGTCCATCATGGCGTTGGAGGCTTTCTGTCATCGCTTGAAGAAATACATCGGCGCGTATTCAGCGGTGCTGGGGGGATTGGACATTCTGGTGTTCACCGCCGGCATCGGTGAGCATTCCCCGCTGGTGCGTGCGGCCAGTGTGAAGAATATGGAGTATCTGGGCATCAGCGTGGATGAGGCGAAGAACCAGGCCAACGCTTTTGATATCGGCACCGGCCGGGTCAAGGTGCTGGTGAT